Part of the Branchiostoma floridae strain S238N-H82 chromosome 11, Bfl_VNyyK, whole genome shotgun sequence genome, tggtggagataaaagaacagaaatGTTTTAAGACCGACGGTTTGTCTTGTTTCATTATGAATATGTTATATGTACACAGAACGTCACAGTCCAAGCGGATACCAACCGACATGTGGAATACACATCATCTACACATGCACCTGCTGCCAGCACTGAAGGTATTATTTCGGAAGTAATTGCTacttacgaggggtgatcaacaagttctcggcctcacccagaaataatgagtacaactcaaattttgaggcacaacttcacagtatggagccttttatcaatatccgccaaatttcaaatcactgCAAGTCATcactttacaggcattcgtttcttgcaaatcagaaggtataagtggcgagaaaaaagtggtgtgaattatgatcagacatgtgtgggtcgagttccccatgccgtaaattttcaaaagacattgtcaaaatgtttgataatgattctcttcctatttcaagcaaaaagaattgggtgtctgacttccagcagcgcaatttgacccgcacacctcaggtcaggtcaattgtccacgctttttccttctcccttacctaacattactgggtgtcgcctgcaaagtaatgatcacaatgatttgaattttggtacatatttataaaagactttatacttgacatctacgcttcgaaatctgagctgtgcgtATTATTTCTCGGTGAAGTCGaagacttattgataaccccgagtacatgtataaagtcttatatgaatgtgtacccaaattcaaattattgtgatcattacgttgcaggcgacacccagtaacgttaggtaagggataacgaaaaaaaagtggacaattgatctgcaacctgaggtgtgcaggtcaaattgtctgatcacacttcacccttctttttgtCGCAACTTACCTTccaatttaggaaaaacgaatgccggaaagtaatgactccaatgatgtgtaatttggaggatattgataaaaggcttcatactatgaagttgtgactcaaaatctgagttgtgcttgttatttctggtGAGGCCgggaacttattgatcacccctcgtaaacTGTTCTGTTTAACCcgattcagacggggggggggggggggggcttttgaggcctgcgccaacttcgatgtcatATAACGcaagaacggcttatgctagagccaccaaatttggtgagttttcctaaaatattgttggtaaCAATGTCATGaagttgacaaattttccatttttttcgtgttgccatggtaaccgtttgtttacaggcagttgCCAAAGATCGCTAATTtcagttctaacaatgtatttttcacgttcattttctatattactgctattttctgacataaatgaaatcttatgttattaagaatatctttcataattggatatgcataaattatgctaatttgatgacgtcatcagcccaaatccaagatggcggaccgtatggccagataaAGAATAACTAGCTTTAATATcatcccttagaatttgtaactacctggtattttttcataaaaaaacatcTAGATGAATGTATTAAGTCcatttccattgccttttgtgataatttgttgcaaaaaaaggatttttgaaatttcaaggtggtggatataatgtggcggagcccaactggtatcttagatgtgaatgacgtcattttatgatgtcattttgacgtcattgatattgctattggcaacacaagtcgtaacaaacaaacatcattatTCTGTTAtatgcacttgctgttacattttgtagtatagCTTGAAGTTTTCGGAGAATGcccctttttcatgggtttggccaatataatcaaattgatgacgtcataatgacgtcacattACGACAACGTACCGTCAAACATcttatacttgtcagatattatgtctacatcatGTTCTAAAAAATTGGTGGCCATACAACACGTCGtttaagagttataggacttagaagtgggtggcctcaacccccccccccccttccacggtccagggatgaccaaaaaagcccggtctgaatagagttaatagaatagaatagataaCGAGACTTCCGAAAATTTCCTCTTACATGTTACTATTTCAGATGAAGTAACATTATGGATTTGCTGTAATCAATTATTGttataattacatatttgacCAGGCTTTAACAATCAATACGATgatgatttattcatttattcattcattaattcactcACAATTAAAATCAATATTGAATACTTCTCTCCATTGCACCATGTATTTTTTGCATGCAGTCAATTGGATTTAAATATGAAGTCCTCAAGACTTTCTAATGCATAAAAACTATAATCTATAATTTTCCAGCGATTCAGATGCAAGCAGTCAACCAGACGATATCTAAAATTACCTTTGGCGGACGTGGTTCTAAAGCCGGCAGGTTTTCGGGATTAAACAATGCCGCTGTGTCtcctagcaacgagatatttgttGCGGACACGTTGAACAGGACAGTTCAAGTCTTCAACATGGAGGGCGCCTACCTCCGGAAGTTTCCGACGGTCGTGTCGGGGGAAGGATCCGAGGCTATGGACCCGTTAGACATATCCATCGACGGGGAGGGTCATCTGTGGGTGATTGGAGAGACGGACACGTCAGAAATCATTGTCAGCTATACAAAAAAGGGGCGCCACAtaataacaatccatccatcctcCCCAAACATAACCTTCCACGACATTGCGGTCGACAAACTTCGGAATTACGTCACTATCACTACGGCAGAACAAGAAGTCTCTGGGGCTGGGGATGTCACGGTGCTTCTTTACAACGGTACCGTGGTCCGAAAGATTGAAACGCCGCAATGGTGGCCTAACTTTATTGCTGTAGACAAAAATGGACGGTATTTGGTAACTGACATGTACAAAACTGACCTTGTGTACATCTATAGCGAGACTGGACAATACCAGCTTAGCTTGGGAGGCAAGGGCCGGATATTAATGCCAGTGGGAATCTATGTGGATAGTTCAGGTAATATTCTGGTGGCAGATGAGTATGATTCAAGCGTGGAAATGTTCACAGACAGCGGGGAGCATGTCCGCCGCGTTGAGCCCGGTGTGATGTTCACGGGTATGGCTCTAGCACCAGGTGGCCAGCTGGTTCTGGTGAATCAAATGTATAGTAACGTCACCATACTGTCACGATATTGATCCTGAAAAATCTTAACCTTAGTGAAAAAAAGTGCAGTCAACTACAAATAACTGTAATTCTCCTTTGTAAGTATAATTTTGTAAATTTAGACACTTCCTTGTTGTATCATCTTGTGGTCTGTTCAAGATGGCATAGAAAATTTGATAAAGTCTTCAAGTAGACGTTGGGGTGaaagattgaaatattttctgcGTGACGGCCAGGCTTCCCTTGCAGCCTCTTGATCCCTCATAAGCAGGTGAAACGTTG contains:
- the LOC118426328 gene encoding brain tumor protein-like, whose translation is MQAVNQTISKITFGGRGSKAGRFSGLNNAAVSPSNEIFVADTLNRTVQVFNMEGAYLRKFPTVVSGEGSEAMDPLDISIDGEGHLWVIGETDTSEIIVSYTKKGRHIITIHPSSPNITFHDIAVDKLRNYVTITTAEQEVSGAGDVTVLLYNGTVVRKIETPQWWPNFIAVDKNGRYLVTDMYKTDLVYIYSETGQYQLSLGGKGRILMPVGIYVDSSGNILVADEYDSSVEMFTDSGEHVRRVEPGVMFTGMALAPGGQLVLVNQMYSNVTILSRY